From the Pedobacter cryoconitis genome, one window contains:
- a CDS encoding DUF1349 domain-containing protein, which translates to MKKIILCIITFVIAQTGFAQTLEKMQWFNEPQKWEIKNNALSMSVTPQSDYWRISHYGFTVDDAPFYYSTYGGEFEAKVKITGNYKVRFDQMGLMLRTDHENYIKAGIEFVDGKYNLSTVVTHKTSDWSVTTLDKTPDFVWIKAVRRLDAVEIFYSYDDKTYVMLRNAYLQDNKPVMVGFMAASPDGNGFNAKFEGFSVKQLADQRRLEWLKKNAN; encoded by the coding sequence ATGAAGAAAATTATTTTATGCATCATTACATTCGTAATCGCGCAAACAGGATTTGCTCAGACTTTGGAAAAGATGCAGTGGTTTAATGAACCACAAAAATGGGAGATCAAAAATAACGCACTGAGCATGTCTGTAACCCCTCAAAGTGATTACTGGAGAATTTCACATTACGGATTTACTGTTGATGATGCTCCGTTCTATTATAGTACATATGGTGGTGAGTTTGAAGCGAAGGTGAAGATTACTGGAAATTATAAAGTTCGTTTTGATCAGATGGGTCTGATGTTGCGTACGGATCATGAGAATTATATCAAAGCAGGAATCGAATTTGTAGATGGAAAATATAACCTGAGTACTGTAGTGACACATAAAACGAGCGATTGGAGTGTAACCACATTGGACAAAACACCTGATTTTGTATGGATAAAAGCAGTAAGAAGATTAGATGCTGTGGAGATATTTTATTCTTACGATGATAAAACTTATGTGATGTTGCGTAATGCCTATTTACAGGATAATAAGCCTGTAATGGTTGGATTTATGGCAGCTAGTCCTGATGGAAATGGTTTCAATGCGAAATTTGAAGGTTTTTCAGTAAAACAATTGGCTGATCAGCGAAGATTGGAATGGCTGAAGAAAAACGCAAACTAA
- a CDS encoding SRPBCC domain-containing protein translates to MKKMEFSITINALPEKVWEVIIGKDTYDLWTAAFAAGSTVKTDWKNGSKALFLDGKGNGMVSEIVESIPGKFLSIHHLGEVKNGVEDPTTYKGEEWGDALENYTLEPVNDNQTLWRVNMDMNDEYVDYMNKTWPLALQKVKELAEG, encoded by the coding sequence ATGAAAAAGATGGAATTCAGTATTACGATTAATGCCCTGCCTGAAAAAGTGTGGGAAGTGATTATTGGAAAAGATACATATGATTTATGGACTGCGGCTTTTGCTGCTGGTTCAACGGTGAAAACGGACTGGAAAAATGGGAGTAAGGCACTTTTTCTGGATGGCAAAGGTAATGGTATGGTTTCTGAGATTGTGGAAAGCATTCCAGGCAAATTTTTATCCATTCATCATCTTGGGGAAGTAAAAAACGGCGTGGAAGATCCAACCACTTACAAAGGGGAAGAATGGGGAGACGCTTTAGAAAATTACACGCTTGAACCAGTGAATGATAATCAGACTTTATGGCGCGTGAATATGGACATGAATGATGAATATGTCGATTATATGAATAAAACATGGCCTTTGGCATTACAAAAGGTGAAGGAACTTGCCGAAGGTTAG
- a CDS encoding sensor histidine kinase: protein MKWLKAKYTYILIVLSLLVSTGLQVVWLQQLFDAQQKQLKDEIESLVSRTAQTNLYYSLTIFKDPGNLLLAKQLFLSPQWEQLRLAFDNMKIPGMHTSTSIIVDTDSTAVIMGLNLKENFKDKRRKPVVTSTGKNPEELRLTDSLSLVKMKKSLNASLKKIGINSKAYYNIYSYNAAKAVKSDVPKNFKPAFTSRSYLYNIQDIYRCQLNLDSINSVVWYRMRYYLASSILMILLTCTAFYFILKLLRSQQLYAAAKADFTSNMTHELKTPIATVLVAMESIKKYNLINNPETLQNYLDISQHEMRRLDLMVEKALNISNGTEADQPLSLELYDVQSGLQQVVSSMQLQNSDANIQFHLLEEPCFVYGDPVHLTNIFYNLIDNAFKYSGKKLFLEINCKYDAEKVTLSFKDNGPGIHKIYHQKIFERFFRIPVKGDTHDIKGSGLGLHYVKQIVEKHGGTIKVKSEPGNGTNFIITLPIAS, encoded by the coding sequence ATGAAATGGCTCAAAGCAAAATATACTTATATACTGATCGTACTCTCACTACTGGTGAGCACCGGACTTCAGGTGGTATGGTTACAGCAACTTTTTGATGCGCAGCAGAAACAACTTAAAGATGAAATAGAAAGTTTGGTGAGCAGAACGGCTCAAACCAATTTATATTACAGTCTGACTATATTTAAAGATCCAGGTAATCTGCTACTGGCTAAACAACTCTTTCTTTCCCCGCAATGGGAACAATTGCGACTGGCATTTGATAATATGAAAATCCCGGGTATGCATACTTCCACCAGTATCATTGTTGACACCGACAGTACAGCAGTAATCATGGGTTTAAACTTAAAGGAAAATTTTAAAGATAAACGTAGAAAACCTGTGGTAACCAGTACAGGAAAGAATCCGGAGGAACTGAGGTTAACTGATAGCCTGTCCCTGGTAAAAATGAAAAAAAGCCTGAATGCCAGTTTAAAGAAAATTGGGATCAACTCCAAAGCTTACTATAACATTTATTCTTATAACGCGGCAAAAGCAGTTAAGAGTGACGTCCCAAAGAACTTTAAACCAGCATTTACCAGCAGGAGTTATCTTTATAATATTCAGGATATCTACAGATGTCAACTGAACCTGGATAGCATTAATTCCGTAGTGTGGTACCGGATGCGGTATTATCTAGCCTCCTCCATTCTCATGATCCTGCTTACCTGCACCGCTTTCTATTTTATACTCAAACTATTACGCAGTCAGCAGTTATATGCGGCAGCAAAAGCAGATTTTACCAGTAACATGACCCATGAGCTCAAAACACCTATTGCAACTGTACTGGTCGCTATGGAATCTATCAAAAAATACAATCTGATCAATAATCCCGAAACCCTGCAAAACTATCTTGACATTAGCCAGCATGAAATGCGGAGGTTAGACCTGATGGTTGAAAAAGCTTTAAATATCAGCAATGGCACTGAAGCAGATCAACCACTAAGCCTGGAATTATATGATGTGCAATCGGGTCTTCAGCAAGTGGTTTCCTCTATGCAGTTACAAAACAGCGATGCAAATATTCAGTTCCATCTTTTAGAGGAACCTTGTTTTGTATATGGCGACCCGGTACATCTGACTAATATATTCTATAACCTGATTGATAACGCTTTTAAATATTCCGGGAAGAAACTGTTTTTAGAAATCAATTGTAAATATGATGCTGAAAAGGTAACGTTGAGCTTCAAAGATAACGGGCCTGGCATTCATAAAATCTATCATCAGAAGATTTTTGAAAGGTTCTTCAGGATTCCTGTAAAAGGTGATACACATGATATCAAAGGGTCTGGTTTAGGGCTTCATTATGTTAAACAAATCGTGGAAAAACATGGTGGGACTATCAAAGTTAAAAGCGAACCCGGCAATGGAACTAATTTTATAATCACCTTACCTATAGCATCATGA
- a CDS encoding glyoxalase superfamily protein, which produces MKVKRIVTNIASLEIAKAKQFYGDLLGMEMLMDQGWITTYGSEEKMTVQISFASEGGSGTPVPDLSIEVDDVDTAYQLMEAHGFKIEYGLTNEPWGVRRFFVRDPFGKLVNILAHKG; this is translated from the coding sequence ATGAAAGTAAAACGCATCGTCACTAACATCGCTTCATTAGAAATCGCTAAAGCAAAACAGTTTTATGGAGATTTACTAGGAATGGAGATGTTAATGGATCAGGGCTGGATAACTACTTATGGTTCAGAGGAGAAGATGACTGTGCAAATTAGCTTTGCCAGTGAGGGTGGTTCGGGCACCCCGGTTCCGGATTTGTCAATCGAGGTTGATGACGTAGATACTGCTTATCAATTAATGGAAGCTCATGGCTTTAAAATTGAGTACGGATTAACAAATGAGCCCTGGGGAGTACGTCGTTTTTTTGTGCGTGATCCTTTTGGTAAATTGGTTAATATACTCGCTCATAAAGGGTAA
- a CDS encoding DNA polymerase beta superfamily protein: protein MWIIKKQTLPPMEFDKLRVLITDNAIQKSIDELMDIKLVAYEKTIITPVHLLNDWLTAILNYCKEQVPLLPSLLQKPDELDDLFRNHVK, encoded by the coding sequence TTGTGGATCATAAAAAAACAAACACTGCCACCCATGGAATTTGACAAACTCCGCGTATTGATTACAGACAATGCTATTCAGAAAAGCATTGATGAATTAATGGATATAAAATTGGTAGCTTATGAAAAAACAATAATTACGCCTGTACATTTGCTAAATGACTGGCTCACAGCTATACTTAATTATTGTAAAGAGCAGGTGCCTTTGTTACCCTCATTATTACAGAAGCCGGATGAATTGGATGATCTTTTCAGAAACCATGTAAAATGA
- a CDS encoding DNA polymerase beta superfamily protein: MTDTIKQKLLEIEQSENIKICYACESGSRAWGFPSPDSDFDVRFIYTRSVN; the protein is encoded by the coding sequence ATGACTGATACGATCAAACAAAAGCTGCTTGAGATAGAGCAATCAGAAAATATAAAAATATGTTATGCCTGTGAATCAGGCAGCAGAGCCTGGGGATTTCCCTCACCAGATAGCGATTTCGATGTTCGTTTTATTTATACAAGATCCGTTAACTAA
- a CDS encoding helix-turn-helix transcriptional regulator: MNILNTLNEKLLKQPFGEELNKPANLAQYQYMAFMYSQIENSLAVLSDMEANKSYIYNGRAAKELGFDENAHAKEINSIWEEDIFNKIHPDDLVEKHLLELQFFNLLKNLPIAERSDYQVKSRIRMRNKEENYSTVEHRMFYVCSSSNGSLWLALCLYNLFDDETIAGKTIGVILNSATGVTLKPDQKEYDKILSVREKEILKLIRKGKMSKELADLLSISVNTVNRHRQNILEKLRVSNSLEACRIAERMNLI, encoded by the coding sequence ATGAATATTCTAAATACCCTTAATGAAAAACTATTAAAACAACCTTTTGGAGAAGAACTGAATAAACCGGCAAATCTTGCGCAATACCAGTATATGGCCTTCATGTATTCCCAAATAGAAAATTCATTAGCTGTATTAAGTGATATGGAGGCTAATAAAAGTTATATTTATAATGGAAGAGCAGCGAAAGAACTGGGTTTTGATGAAAATGCTCATGCAAAAGAAATAAACTCCATCTGGGAAGAAGATATTTTCAACAAGATCCATCCGGATGACCTTGTTGAAAAACACCTCTTAGAGCTTCAGTTTTTCAACTTATTAAAAAATCTGCCCATAGCTGAAAGATCTGATTACCAGGTGAAGAGCAGAATCCGGATGCGCAATAAAGAGGAGAATTACAGCACTGTTGAACACCGGATGTTTTATGTATGCAGCTCTTCAAATGGCAGCCTTTGGTTAGCACTTTGTCTTTATAATCTTTTTGATGATGAAACTATAGCCGGCAAAACAATTGGTGTAATCCTCAATTCTGCAACAGGTGTTACGCTTAAACCCGATCAAAAAGAATATGATAAAATACTATCCGTTCGTGAAAAAGAGATATTAAAGCTGATCAGAAAAGGTAAAATGAGCAAAGAACTAGCTGATCTCTTATCTATCAGCGTGAATACAGTCAACAGACATCGTCAGAATATATTAGAAAAGCTAAGGGTCAGTAACTCGCTGGAAGCATGCCGCATCGCAGAAAGAATGAACCTGATTTGA
- a CDS encoding M20 family metallopeptidase, with protein sequence MEKPLSILICFMISISVLSAQERKTSKKILIHEAIKLETDHIFNKLVEIRRDLHENPELAGHEVRTQKIIKQHLLDLGLEVETNIYGYGIVGILKGGKKGKNIVWRAELDALPAEESGQVIFKSRKAGIWHGCGHDIHLAIALGMAEVLAKNKESLNGTIYFIFQPEEETFMGAKGMIDNGLLSKISPDEIYGLHVSALPVGQIMVRPNEMFAYQKRIRIKLKNELPIENAKELTKKIYSFLCRASTGSKPWELQAIVDPKIGLMQPNTIFKDYLIMDQNFTTYSKNGQLFLEAYLYETNSANLKDIIPKIKHIIEDSEYKDQLLSVSFIQENPTVINDERLTGIAMKTFEKIYGKDLAISDYGQVPYFNDDFAYFQQKIPGVFFFLGGSDFEKGIIAMNHTPNFEVDEESIRVGVRSFSSLMVERLNRNL encoded by the coding sequence ATGGAAAAACCTTTATCAATCTTAATATGCTTTATGATCTCAATTTCTGTTTTGTCTGCACAAGAGAGGAAGACTTCAAAAAAGATTTTAATTCATGAAGCTATAAAGCTCGAAACTGATCATATTTTTAACAAGTTAGTTGAAATCAGAAGAGATCTTCATGAAAATCCAGAATTGGCAGGTCATGAAGTACGTACCCAAAAGATCATAAAGCAACATTTACTTGACTTAGGGCTCGAAGTTGAAACAAATATTTATGGTTACGGTATTGTAGGTATTTTAAAGGGAGGGAAAAAGGGAAAAAATATAGTGTGGAGGGCTGAACTGGATGCACTGCCTGCTGAAGAGTCTGGCCAGGTAATTTTCAAATCCAGAAAAGCAGGCATCTGGCATGGCTGTGGTCACGATATACACCTGGCAATTGCATTGGGAATGGCTGAAGTTCTGGCGAAAAATAAAGAATCTTTAAATGGAACAATATATTTTATATTTCAACCTGAAGAAGAGACATTTATGGGGGCAAAAGGTATGATTGATAATGGGTTGCTTTCCAAAATAAGTCCTGACGAAATTTATGGCTTGCATGTGTCAGCATTACCTGTGGGACAAATAATGGTTAGACCAAATGAAATGTTTGCCTATCAAAAAAGAATAAGAATTAAGCTGAAAAATGAATTGCCAATTGAGAACGCAAAAGAACTGACAAAAAAAATTTACAGCTTTTTATGCCGTGCAAGTACTGGGAGCAAGCCGTGGGAATTACAAGCTATAGTTGACCCCAAAATTGGATTAATGCAACCCAATACAATTTTTAAAGATTACCTGATCATGGATCAGAATTTCACTACCTATTCTAAAAACGGTCAACTCTTCCTGGAAGCGTATTTATATGAGACAAATTCAGCTAACTTAAAAGATATCATTCCTAAAATTAAACATATAATAGAAGATAGTGAATACAAAGACCAATTACTTTCTGTTTCATTTATACAAGAAAATCCAACGGTTATCAATGATGAAAGGTTAACCGGTATTGCAATGAAAACCTTTGAAAAGATTTATGGAAAAGATTTAGCCATTTCTGATTATGGTCAGGTGCCATATTTTAACGATGATTTTGCTTATTTTCAACAAAAAATACCTGGTGTTTTCTTCTTTTTGGGTGGTTCTGATTTCGAAAAAGGAATTATTGCCATGAACCACACACCGAATTTTGAAGTTGATGAGGAGAGTATTAGGGTAGGAGTCAGGAGCTTTTCTTCTTTAATGGTAGAAAGGCTGAATAGAAATTTATAA
- a CDS encoding NIPSNAP family protein — MVTCFLKYKINPVKIKEFENYGKLWIDLVNEMGGLHHGYLLPHEGANNVAYASFSFTSLAEYEVYRNKIPDSPKCMEAIAYAEQTQCFISYKRSFLKPVFEGISDQAKLFY; from the coding sequence ATGGTCACTTGTTTTCTTAAATACAAAATCAACCCTGTCAAAATTAAAGAATTTGAAAATTATGGCAAACTTTGGATTGACCTGGTTAATGAGATGGGGGGCTTACATCATGGTTATCTATTACCTCACGAAGGTGCTAATAATGTAGCATATGCCTCCTTTTCGTTTACCTCGCTGGCAGAATATGAAGTTTATCGGAACAAAATTCCGGATTCTCCTAAATGTATGGAAGCGATAGCTTATGCAGAGCAAACTCAGTGTTTTATCAGTTACAAAAGAAGCTTTTTAAAACCTGTTTTTGAAGGTATATCAGATCAGGCAAAACTGTTTTACTAA
- a CDS encoding outer membrane beta-barrel family protein — MKNILYMLLLLFPFQLSAQQKLSGIVKDEQGKPLDAATITISQQGQVISSQLADLGKFILTNLNESPYQLSVSLVGYKPILRTFSLPKDSLSLTMLNDSKQLKEVAITFTKPTVERKIDRVVFNVENSIMASGGTAWDALGKAPGVKTANDGGVTANNKGVTVYMDGKPVRLSGDDLAAYLQSIPSDQISKIEVMPNPSSKYEAQGGAVIDIISKKIKSDGFNATLNGGYTRGQLNRYTGGGIFNYRKNKLNIFGTYSYADRDIQRNLSQYTIFQTPSSYAYWDMNKININGNKVHNYTAGADYNLTDNQVIGVLVTGNNSANTGSSTALTNIYNNYRVNPDSVLHTNSTSAGHLDQYSFNLNYKAKLDSSGRSLNVDLDYAPYTRNNTQQLNNLTYLPDGSLASAPYHTSFPATQKINIWSGKIDYEYKLGKIWSMESGLKYTSTVSENQFDFFNTAGAAPVLDPSKSDQFKYTENTAAGYTSINGAFGHWDFKGGLRAEYTTTKGISQSLDSINVNKYLRIFPTVFVTYKASENNEFGFNYSKRIDRPDYRQLNPAKSYSSPYNYWSGNPFLKPAIINSFQLSYTLHQNYTFSAVYTQIDDLASNVTVQDNVNKTFYDTQRNIGSIKDLGSELSSVHHPFSWWEINNTAQGYLRTQNSDQPGNTYNYRQFYFYLRTDHAFTIDKNSGLKAEVSAWYNSPVQQGTLRIAQTYDLSAGISKQVFNKQGTIKFSAADLLYSNPYRILIDNGGQNNGIYQKNDTRTFTVSFSYKLGKSVAAARKRTTASEEERKRAD; from the coding sequence ATGAAAAATATACTTTATATGTTATTATTGTTGTTTCCTTTTCAACTTTCCGCTCAGCAAAAATTAAGTGGAATTGTTAAAGACGAACAAGGTAAACCGCTGGATGCGGCTACCATAACAATTTCACAGCAGGGACAAGTAATCAGCAGTCAACTGGCCGATCTGGGTAAATTTATACTGACTAATCTCAATGAGTCACCTTATCAGCTTTCGGTTTCACTGGTAGGTTACAAGCCAATACTACGTACATTCAGCTTACCAAAAGATAGTCTCAGCCTGACCATGCTGAATGACAGCAAGCAGCTGAAAGAAGTTGCAATAACTTTTACTAAACCAACTGTTGAACGAAAAATAGACCGGGTGGTTTTCAACGTTGAAAACAGCATTATGGCCAGCGGCGGAACTGCGTGGGATGCTTTAGGGAAGGCACCGGGTGTAAAGACTGCAAATGATGGTGGAGTCACAGCAAATAATAAAGGGGTTACAGTTTATATGGATGGTAAACCGGTAAGATTATCCGGGGACGACCTTGCAGCTTACCTGCAAAGTATTCCTTCTGATCAGATTTCAAAGATTGAAGTGATGCCCAATCCGTCTTCCAAATATGAGGCGCAAGGGGGAGCAGTGATTGATATCATCTCTAAGAAAATAAAATCGGATGGATTTAATGCCACTTTAAATGGCGGTTATACCCGCGGACAGTTAAACCGGTATACTGGTGGCGGAATATTTAATTACCGCAAAAATAAACTGAATATCTTTGGAACTTATAGTTATGCTGACCGGGATATCCAACGGAATTTAAGTCAGTATACTATTTTTCAGACGCCATCTTCTTATGCGTATTGGGATATGAACAAAATCAATATAAATGGTAATAAAGTACATAATTATACGGCTGGTGCGGATTATAACCTGACAGATAACCAGGTGATTGGTGTGCTGGTTACTGGTAATAATTCTGCAAATACCGGTAGCAGCACAGCGTTGACCAATATTTATAATAATTATCGTGTTAATCCTGATTCTGTTCTCCATACGAATAGTACAAGTGCAGGACATTTGGATCAATACAGTTTTAACCTGAATTATAAAGCAAAATTAGATAGTTCTGGCAGAAGCCTGAATGTGGACCTGGACTATGCGCCTTATACCCGGAACAATACGCAGCAACTCAATAACCTCACTTATTTGCCGGATGGTAGTTTAGCTTCAGCACCTTATCATACTTCTTTCCCGGCCACTCAAAAGATAAATATATGGTCTGGAAAGATAGATTATGAGTACAAGCTGGGCAAGATATGGTCCATGGAATCCGGCCTTAAATATACCAGCACGGTGAGTGAAAACCAGTTTGATTTTTTTAATACAGCCGGGGCTGCCCCAGTACTTGATCCATCAAAGAGTGACCAGTTTAAATATACAGAAAATACAGCTGCTGGTTACACCAGTATAAACGGAGCTTTTGGTCATTGGGATTTTAAAGGTGGGTTACGTGCAGAATATACAACAACCAAAGGTATATCGCAATCTCTGGATTCTATTAACGTCAATAAATATCTGAGGATATTTCCAACTGTATTCGTGACTTATAAAGCTTCAGAAAACAATGAATTTGGTTTTAACTATTCAAAAAGAATAGACAGACCGGATTACAGACAACTGAACCCTGCAAAAAGTTATTCAAGTCCGTATAATTACTGGAGTGGCAATCCGTTCCTGAAGCCTGCTATTATCAATAGCTTCCAATTGAGTTATACTTTACACCAGAATTATACTTTCTCAGCTGTGTATACACAAATAGATGATCTGGCAAGTAATGTGACTGTTCAGGATAATGTAAATAAAACCTTTTATGATACACAGCGAAATATAGGAAGTATCAAAGATCTGGGATCAGAACTTTCTTCCGTTCATCATCCATTTTCCTGGTGGGAAATCAATAATACTGCACAAGGATATTTAAGGACGCAAAACTCAGATCAACCGGGAAATACTTATAATTACCGCCAGTTTTATTTTTACCTCAGAACTGATCATGCATTTACAATTGATAAAAACAGTGGTTTAAAAGCAGAAGTCAGTGCCTGGTATAATAGCCCGGTACAGCAGGGGACACTACGAATTGCTCAAACCTATGATTTAAGCGCTGGTATCAGTAAACAGGTATTTAATAAACAGGGAACAATTAAATTTAGTGCTGCTGATTTGCTGTATAGTAATCCGTACCGGATTTTAATCGATAACGGAGGGCAGAATAATGGGATTTATCAGAAAAATGACACACGTACATTTACGGTAAGTTTCTCTTATAAACTGGGTAAAAGCGTAGCTGCGGCACGTAAACGTACTACAGCGAGTGAAGAAGAGAGAAAAAGAGCGGATTAA
- a CDS encoding DNA polymerase beta superfamily protein: MITFKQLKQQKELILLDCISGSMAYNLNIKGSDIDKKGVFIMPKNQLYGFEQQQQISNSSNDEVYYEIGRFLELILKNNPGLLELLSTPKESILYRHPLMDLIKPEDFLSKLCMDTFAGYAQTQIKKARGLNKKINRPLATKRKTVLDFCFVMQSNGTIPLEEWLTNNNFSQEQCGLVNLDHFRNVYLLFHQDQLQEGKLNGIISGPDANDVLLSSIPKSTANIAVMHFNKDNYSIYCREYKEYREWENKRNELRYQGTLSHGKSYDTKNMMHTFRLLNMAEEIALYGRIIVRRDDRDFLLSIRNGEFEFDTLMSMIEEKTELIKELYEKSSLPERPDFKKAEAILVQIREDFY; encoded by the coding sequence ATGATAACCTTTAAGCAATTAAAACAGCAAAAAGAACTGATTCTGCTCGATTGTATCAGTGGTAGTATGGCTTATAACCTTAACATTAAAGGTTCTGATATAGATAAAAAGGGTGTGTTCATTATGCCTAAAAATCAACTGTATGGTTTTGAACAGCAACAGCAGATTTCCAATAGTAGCAATGACGAGGTATACTACGAAATCGGCCGCTTTCTGGAACTCATCCTTAAAAACAACCCTGGCCTGCTTGAATTGCTGAGTACCCCTAAAGAATCTATATTATACCGTCACCCATTAATGGACTTAATCAAGCCAGAAGATTTTCTTTCGAAACTTTGTATGGACACCTTTGCAGGATATGCACAGACACAAATCAAAAAAGCACGTGGCCTGAATAAAAAGATCAACAGACCATTAGCTACTAAAAGAAAAACGGTACTGGACTTTTGTTTCGTCATGCAGAGCAATGGTACGATACCACTAGAGGAATGGTTAACTAATAATAACTTTTCACAAGAACAATGTGGCCTTGTAAACCTGGATCATTTTAGGAACGTCTATTTATTATTTCACCAGGATCAACTACAAGAAGGAAAGCTGAATGGTATAATTTCCGGCCCCGATGCCAATGACGTTCTTTTAAGTTCCATTCCAAAATCAACAGCAAATATTGCAGTAATGCATTTCAATAAGGATAACTACTCTATTTATTGTCGCGAGTATAAAGAATACAGAGAATGGGAAAATAAAAGAAATGAGCTAAGGTATCAGGGAACCCTATCCCATGGTAAAAGCTATGACACCAAAAATATGATGCATACTTTTCGTTTATTGAATATGGCTGAAGAGATCGCTCTATATGGACGAATAATTGTGAGGCGTGATGACCGCGATTTTCTGCTCAGCATCCGTAATGGTGAATTTGAATTCGATACACTGATGTCAATGATTGAAGAAAAAACGGAATTGATAAAAGAATTGTATGAAAAGTCTTCCTTACCAGAAAGGCCGGACTTTAAAAAGGCAGAGGCAATTTTGGTACAAATAAGAGAAGATTTTTATTAA
- a CDS encoding TonB-dependent receptor — translation MKQRIIYKSIWISNLILLLFTTALFAQKKFTISGTLRDAQTGETLIGATIRIKELPQIATSTNAYGFYSLSAPEGSYQLLFSYIGYEAVTKPVNLQQGQVINLSLSSRSELNEVVISANKRTNDNVASPQMGLEKINMAQINNVPVLMGEKDILKTISLMPGVKSAGEGNTGFYVRGGASDQNLILLDEATVYNASHLLGFFSTFNSDAIKDVDLYKGGMPAQYGGKLSSVLDIKMNDGNNKNFSVQGGIL, via the coding sequence ATGAAACAACGAATAATTTACAAATCAATCTGGATAAGCAACCTCATTCTCCTCCTCTTTACAACTGCTTTATTTGCTCAAAAGAAATTCACCATTAGCGGAACGCTGAGAGATGCACAAACAGGCGAAACTTTAATTGGGGCAACCATAAGAATAAAAGAATTGCCTCAGATAGCGACTTCCACTAACGCATATGGCTTTTATTCTCTTTCCGCCCCCGAAGGTAGTTACCAGCTCCTGTTCAGTTATATAGGTTATGAAGCTGTCACTAAACCTGTCAACCTGCAACAAGGCCAGGTCATAAATCTTTCTCTGAGTTCCAGGAGCGAATTAAACGAGGTAGTAATCAGCGCCAATAAGCGAACTAATGATAATGTAGCCTCCCCCCAAATGGGACTTGAAAAAATAAATATGGCTCAGATCAATAACGTTCCCGTATTAATGGGCGAAAAAGATATCCTGAAAACGATATCCCTGATGCCGGGCGTAAAATCAGCAGGAGAAGGAAATACAGGTTTTTATGTACGTGGCGGAGCTTCCGACCAAAATCTGATCTTACTAGACGAAGCTACTGTTTATAATGCCTCACATTTGCTGGGCTTTTTCTCCACGTTCAATTCTGATGCGATAAAGGATGTTGACCTTTATAAAGGTGGAATGCCAGCACAATATGGCGGAAAGCTCTCCTCAGTACTGGATATAAAGATGAATGACGGGAACAATAAAAATTTCTCTGTTCAGGGCGGTATCCTTTAA
- a CDS encoding DUF4249 family protein, translating to MDLLAGVPGNTYTMNVLTNGKNYIAQSVMPAVVKLDSVTTKTSDFDSKKRQVIIHYQDTPGIANQYRVVMYVNTVQVKAVFAYNDDFNDGKYVRNEIREQDIDIYPGDKVTIEMQCIDKPVYTYWLTLMQQSDSGPGGGVTPSNPPANISPQVLGYFSAHTTQTISVIAK from the coding sequence ATGGATCTTTTGGCTGGGGTCCCAGGAAACACCTATACAATGAATGTACTCACCAATGGAAAAAACTATATCGCCCAGTCTGTAATGCCAGCGGTTGTCAAGCTGGATTCAGTAACCACAAAAACTTCTGACTTTGATAGTAAAAAACGCCAGGTTATTATACACTATCAGGATACCCCTGGAATTGCCAATCAATACCGTGTGGTTATGTATGTCAATACTGTTCAGGTTAAGGCCGTTTTCGCCTACAATGACGATTTCAACGATGGTAAATATGTCCGTAACGAAATCCGGGAGCAGGACATCGATATTTATCCCGGTGACAAGGTAACTATAGAAATGCAATGTATTGATAAGCCAGTTTATACCTATTGGTTAACCTTAATGCAGCAAAGTGATTCGGGCCCGGGAGGAGGTGTTACCCCATCCAACCCTCCTGCTAATATAAGTCCGCAGGTGCTGGGTTATTTCAGTGCACACACTACACAAACTATATCAGTAATTGCGAAATAA